The following coding sequences are from one Ramlibacter henchirensis window:
- a CDS encoding Gfo/Idh/MocA family protein: MTASLPRLGFLGLGWIGQHRLQALLGERACEVVVVADPSAQAQARVREIAPGAATVDTLDQLLEFGLDGAVVATPSALHAEQSLRLLDRRIAVFCQKPLARTAQETAAIVEAARKADRLLGCDLSYRCTEAMRRIRNCVVEGELGPVYAVDLVFHNAYGPNKGWARDRKLSGGGCAIDLGTHLVDLALWVLGFPQVNNVGSRLYANGRLLAPGEDEVEDYAIAQLELEGGTVVRLTCSWNLPMGRDAIIEAHFHGARGGAAMRNRDGSFYDFVAERYHGTQRTPLAEPPDAWGGRAILDWARRLAAGARYEAGIEPIVQVATAMDGIYGR, encoded by the coding sequence ATGACCGCCTCGCTGCCGCGCCTCGGTTTCCTGGGCCTCGGCTGGATCGGCCAGCACCGCCTGCAGGCACTGCTCGGTGAGCGCGCGTGCGAAGTCGTCGTGGTCGCCGACCCTTCTGCGCAAGCACAGGCACGCGTGCGCGAGATCGCGCCGGGCGCGGCCACGGTCGACACGCTGGACCAGCTCCTGGAATTCGGACTCGACGGCGCGGTGGTCGCCACGCCGAGTGCGTTGCACGCCGAGCAATCGCTGCGCCTGCTCGACCGCCGCATCGCCGTGTTCTGCCAGAAGCCTCTTGCGCGCACCGCGCAGGAGACCGCGGCGATCGTCGAGGCGGCGCGCAAGGCCGACCGCCTGCTCGGCTGCGATCTCTCCTATCGCTGCACCGAAGCGATGCGTCGCATCCGCAACTGCGTGGTCGAGGGCGAACTCGGGCCCGTCTACGCGGTGGACCTGGTGTTCCACAACGCCTATGGCCCGAACAAGGGCTGGGCGCGCGACCGCAAGCTCTCCGGCGGCGGCTGCGCCATCGACCTGGGCACCCACCTGGTGGACCTGGCGCTGTGGGTGCTGGGTTTTCCGCAGGTGAACAACGTGGGCAGCCGCCTCTACGCCAACGGGCGCCTTCTCGCTCCCGGCGAGGACGAGGTCGAGGACTACGCGATCGCCCAGCTCGAACTCGAAGGCGGCACGGTCGTGCGGCTGACTTGTTCGTGGAACCTTCCGATGGGCCGCGACGCGATCATCGAAGCGCATTTCCACGGCGCCCGCGGCGGCGCTGCGATGCGCAACCGCGACGGATCGTTCTACGACTTCGTCGCCGAGCGCTATCACGGCACGCAACGCACGCCGCTCGCGGAGCCGCCCGATGCCTGGGGCGGCCGCGCCATCCTCGACTGGGCCCGGCGCCTGGCGGCCGGCGCGCGCTACGAGGCCGGCATCGAACCCATCGTGCAGGTCGCCACGGCCATGGACGGGATCTATGGCCGGTGA
- a CDS encoding MDR/zinc-dependent alcohol dehydrogenase-like family protein, whose translation MQACVISAPGQAILQDAPKPEPGPGEVLLQLEGSGVCASSLPLWEGRSWFDYPQAPGAPGHEGWGRIAAVGEGVTGLARGVRVAALSYCAHAEYDIAKADAVVPLPASLDGQAVPGEPLGCTVNIFRRSEIRAGQTVAIVGIGFLGALLTQLAVDAGARVIAISRRPFSLDFARQCGAQETVPMDDHCRVIERVKELTGGRFCERVIECTGLEWPLQLASEISAERGRLVIAGYHQDGMRSVNVQLWNWRGLDVINAHERDPQVYIAGIRAAVDLMARGVLDPRPLYTHRLPLDRLGEALELTRTRPDGFMKALVTA comes from the coding sequence ATGCAAGCGTGCGTGATCTCCGCCCCCGGCCAGGCCATCCTGCAGGACGCACCGAAGCCGGAGCCCGGGCCCGGTGAAGTCCTGCTGCAGCTGGAAGGATCGGGCGTCTGCGCGTCCAGCCTGCCGCTGTGGGAAGGCCGCAGCTGGTTCGACTACCCGCAGGCGCCGGGCGCGCCGGGCCACGAAGGCTGGGGCCGCATCGCCGCCGTGGGTGAAGGCGTCACCGGGCTTGCCAGGGGCGTCCGCGTCGCGGCCCTGAGCTACTGCGCGCACGCCGAATACGACATTGCGAAGGCCGATGCGGTGGTTCCGCTGCCCGCCTCGCTGGACGGCCAGGCCGTGCCGGGCGAGCCGCTCGGCTGCACGGTCAACATCTTCCGGCGCAGCGAGATCCGCGCCGGCCAGACCGTGGCCATCGTGGGCATCGGCTTCCTCGGTGCGCTGCTGACACAGCTGGCGGTCGACGCCGGCGCGCGTGTGATCGCCATCTCGCGGCGCCCCTTCTCGCTGGATTTCGCCCGCCAGTGCGGCGCGCAGGAGACGGTGCCGATGGACGACCACTGCCGCGTCATCGAGCGCGTCAAGGAACTCACCGGCGGGCGCTTCTGCGAGCGCGTCATCGAGTGCACCGGGCTGGAATGGCCCTTGCAACTCGCCAGCGAAATCTCGGCCGAGCGAGGGCGCCTGGTGATCGCGGGCTATCACCAGGACGGCATGCGATCGGTGAACGTGCAGCTGTGGAACTGGCGCGGGCTGGACGTCATCAACGCGCACGAACGCGATCCGCAGGTCTACATCGCAGGCATCCGCGCCGCGGTCGACCTGATGGCCCGCGGCGTGTTGGACCCGCGGCCGCTGTACACGCACCGACTCCCGCTGGACCGGCTGGGCGAGGCGCTGGAACTCACGCGCACGCGGCCGGACGGGTTCATGAAAGCGCTGGTGACCGCATGA
- a CDS encoding NAD-dependent epimerase/dehydratase family protein → MSPARPPDGARTAARRAEVPSSAAAPTLITGGAGFIGCNLAHRLLASGRKVRILDNLGRPGVEQNLQWLREQHGDQLQVMVADVRDAGAVSRAVAGCAQVYHFAAQVAVTTSLDDPREDFLVNAQGTLNVLEAARAQHTPPFVLLTSTNKVYGDLADLALQPAGQQYQPTDPHVRARGISEARPLDFHSPYGCSKGAADQYVLDYARSYGLRTMVFRMSCIYGPRQFGTEDQGWVAHFILRALRGESITLYGDGKQVRDVLFVEDLVNAFLLAEQNAQTLSGRAFNIGGGPSNAISLLDLIDRIEALHGQRPQLAFDDWRTGDQRYYVSDTSAFQQATGWKQKVAAREGVGRLYDWITLHRKPMAVPQPAPAAAAVGAH, encoded by the coding sequence ATGAGCCCCGCACGGCCGCCCGATGGGGCTCGCACCGCAGCGCGCCGCGCGGAGGTTCCCAGTTCCGCGGCGGCCCCCACCCTGATCACGGGCGGCGCCGGCTTCATCGGCTGCAACCTCGCGCACCGCCTGCTGGCCTCGGGCCGCAAGGTGCGCATCCTGGACAACCTCGGCCGCCCCGGCGTGGAGCAGAACCTGCAATGGCTGCGCGAACAGCACGGTGACCAGTTGCAGGTGATGGTGGCCGACGTTCGCGACGCGGGCGCCGTGTCGCGCGCAGTCGCCGGTTGCGCGCAGGTCTACCACTTCGCGGCCCAGGTCGCGGTGACGACCAGCCTGGACGATCCGCGCGAGGACTTCCTCGTGAACGCGCAGGGCACGCTCAACGTGCTGGAGGCCGCGCGCGCGCAGCACACGCCGCCTTTCGTGCTCCTGACTTCCACCAACAAGGTCTACGGCGATCTCGCCGACCTGGCGCTGCAGCCGGCGGGGCAGCAGTACCAGCCGACGGACCCGCACGTGCGCGCACGAGGCATCTCCGAAGCGCGGCCGCTGGATTTCCACAGCCCCTACGGCTGCTCCAAGGGCGCGGCCGACCAGTACGTGCTCGACTACGCCCGCAGCTATGGCCTGCGCACCATGGTGTTCCGCATGAGCTGCATCTACGGGCCGCGGCAGTTCGGCACCGAGGACCAGGGCTGGGTCGCGCACTTCATCCTGCGCGCGCTGCGCGGCGAATCGATCACGCTGTACGGCGACGGCAAGCAGGTGCGCGACGTGCTGTTCGTGGAGGACCTCGTCAACGCCTTCCTGCTGGCCGAGCAGAACGCGCAGACGCTGTCCGGTCGCGCGTTCAACATCGGCGGCGGGCCGTCCAACGCCATCAGCCTGCTGGACCTGATCGACCGCATCGAGGCGCTGCACGGGCAGCGCCCGCAGCTCGCGTTCGACGACTGGCGCACGGGCGACCAGCGTTATTACGTGAGCGACACGAGCGCCTTCCAGCAGGCCACCGGCTGGAAGCAGAAGGTGGCCGCGCGCGAAGGCGTCGGGCGCCTGTACGACTGGATCACCCTGCATCGCAAGCCCATGGCCGTGCCGCAACCCGCGCCGGCCGCCGCCGCGGTGGGTGCGCATTGA
- a CDS encoding NAD-dependent epimerase/dehydratase family protein, with product MRHVLITGGAGFIGSHLADELLRHGYKVRVLDCLVEQVHGPDGKRPAYLDPQVELVVGDVCDREAVDRALQGVDAVFHFAAAVGVGQSMYEIAHYTRVNNLGTAVLLEALIARPVQRLVVASSMSLYGEGLYRDVAGRTRETGERTLEQLKAADWELKDEQGKALEPVPTPETKSPTLASVYALSKYDQERMCMLAGRAYNFATVALRFFNAYGPRQALSNPYTGVLAIFASRLLNDSAPKIFEDGLQQRDFVSVYDIARGCRLALETPQAAGEVFNLGSGRPQTVRAIAQRLARVMGKEEIEPEIVGKYRVGDIRHCFADIGKARQVLGYEPQVTLDDGMGELAAWLEGQAAVDKVSQASAELAARGLTV from the coding sequence ATGCGACACGTTCTGATCACCGGGGGCGCAGGGTTCATCGGATCCCATCTCGCAGACGAGCTGCTGCGTCACGGCTACAAGGTTCGCGTGCTCGACTGCCTGGTCGAGCAGGTGCATGGCCCCGATGGAAAGCGTCCCGCCTACCTGGACCCGCAGGTCGAGCTGGTGGTGGGTGACGTGTGCGACCGCGAAGCCGTCGATCGCGCGCTGCAAGGCGTCGATGCGGTGTTCCACTTCGCGGCGGCGGTGGGCGTCGGCCAGAGCATGTACGAGATCGCGCACTACACGCGGGTGAACAACCTGGGCACGGCCGTGCTGCTGGAGGCACTGATCGCCAGGCCCGTTCAGCGGCTGGTGGTCGCGTCGAGCATGAGCCTGTATGGCGAAGGTTTGTACCGCGACGTTGCGGGCCGCACTCGCGAAACGGGCGAGCGCACGCTCGAGCAGCTCAAGGCCGCGGACTGGGAACTCAAGGACGAGCAGGGCAAGGCGCTCGAGCCGGTCCCGACACCCGAAACGAAGAGTCCGACTCTGGCATCCGTCTACGCACTTTCGAAGTACGACCAGGAACGGATGTGCATGCTGGCGGGCCGTGCATACAACTTTGCAACCGTTGCCTTGCGTTTTTTCAATGCTTACGGTCCGAGACAAGCGCTGTCCAATCCTTATACAGGTGTGCTTGCCATCTTCGCGTCGCGGCTGCTCAACGACAGCGCGCCGAAGATCTTCGAGGACGGGCTGCAGCAGCGCGACTTCGTGAGCGTCTATGACATCGCCCGCGGCTGCCGCCTCGCCCTCGAGACGCCGCAGGCCGCGGGCGAGGTGTTCAACCTGGGCAGCGGCCGGCCGCAGACGGTGCGCGCCATCGCCCAGCGCCTCGCACGCGTGATGGGCAAGGAGGAGATCGAGCCCGAGATCGTGGGCAAGTACCGCGTCGGCGACATCCGCCACTGCTTCGCCGACATCGGCAAGGCACGGCAAGTCCTCGGCTACGAGCCCCAGGTGACGCTGGACGACGGCATGGGCGAACTGGCCGCCTGGCTGGAAGGCCAGGCCGCGGTGGACAAGGTGTCGCAGGCCAGCGCGGAGCTTGCCGCCCGGGGACTCACGGTATGA
- a CDS encoding inositol-3-phosphate synthase translates to MSSIRVAIIGVGNCASSLVQGVHYYRDASPDDFVPGLMHVDLGGYRPRDIQFTAAFDVSAHKVGLDLGEAIYAEPNNTIRFADVPPMGVMVHRGMTHDGLGTYLKDVVPKSSASTDDIVGILKATKTDVVVSYLPVGSEMATKWYVEQVLEAGCAFVNCIPVFIASAPYWNKRFAQRRLPIIGDDIKSQVGATIVHRILTDLFRKRGVRVDRTYQLNFGGNTDFLNMLERERLASKKISKTQAVTSQLGHPMKASDVHVGPSDYVPWLQDRKFCHIRMEGTGFGNVPMQCEVKLEVWDSPNSAGVVIDAIRCAKIALDRGIGGALNGPSGYFMKSPPLQFTDDEARELVEAFIRGDAPVKQRRRTGPSKAASALAQKPV, encoded by the coding sequence ATGTCCAGCATCCGTGTGGCGATCATCGGCGTGGGCAACTGCGCTTCGTCGCTCGTGCAAGGCGTCCATTACTACCGCGACGCATCACCGGACGATTTCGTGCCCGGCCTCATGCACGTGGACCTCGGCGGTTATCGCCCGCGCGACATCCAGTTCACCGCGGCATTCGACGTCAGTGCGCACAAGGTCGGCCTCGACCTGGGCGAGGCGATCTACGCCGAGCCAAACAACACCATCCGCTTCGCCGACGTGCCGCCGATGGGGGTGATGGTCCACCGCGGCATGACGCACGACGGGCTGGGCACGTACCTGAAGGACGTGGTGCCCAAGTCCAGCGCCAGCACCGACGACATCGTGGGCATCCTCAAGGCGACCAAGACCGACGTGGTGGTCTCGTACCTGCCGGTGGGCTCGGAGATGGCGACGAAGTGGTACGTGGAGCAGGTGCTGGAGGCGGGCTGCGCGTTCGTCAACTGCATCCCCGTGTTCATCGCCTCCGCGCCGTACTGGAACAAGCGGTTCGCGCAGCGGCGCCTGCCCATCATCGGAGACGATATCAAGTCGCAGGTGGGCGCGACCATCGTGCACCGCATCCTGACCGACCTGTTCCGCAAGCGCGGCGTGCGCGTGGACCGCACCTACCAGCTGAACTTCGGCGGCAACACCGACTTCCTGAACATGCTGGAGCGCGAGCGCCTGGCCTCCAAGAAGATCTCCAAGACGCAGGCGGTCACGAGCCAGCTCGGTCATCCGATGAAGGCCAGCGACGTGCACGTGGGGCCGAGCGATTACGTGCCCTGGCTGCAGGACCGCAAGTTCTGCCACATCCGCATGGAAGGCACCGGCTTCGGCAACGTGCCGATGCAGTGCGAGGTGAAGCTGGAAGTCTGGGACTCGCCCAATTCCGCCGGCGTGGTGATCGACGCGATCCGGTGCGCCAAGATCGCGCTGGACCGCGGCATCGGCGGCGCGCTCAACGGGCCGTCCGGTTACTTCATGAAGTCGCCGCCGCTGCAGTTCACCGATGACGAGGCACGCGAACTCGTCGAAGCCTTCATCCGCGGCGACGCCCCCGTCAAGCAGCGCCGCCGCACCGGCCCGAGCAAGGCCGCGTCCGCCCTGGCCCAGAAACCCGTTTGA
- a CDS encoding beta-xylosidase, which yields MIEAVKFWNEPNNKSHWDLELDPGWVRFSEMAQLAAQAVRAESPGVTRVLGGISPIDPSFMVLLRDAGALRDMNAVAVHGFPLDWNHWQIHEWPDKLLEIQAVTPLPVWVTEVGVSTFGAEEVQEWGLKRTAELLIGRAPRIHWYSLYDLPKAWPATTRHREAEGSSYYRHFHMGLLREDGSPKLACARFHEFAPELGICQWFHFEDHRLEEAVRWLKRLGVKKLRTGLSWADSFRPGADAWFDHQMAALEDFDVTLTFCFTPEHRGLNAHHTSAPQVPAEYAEFCARMVRRYASAQGAAVGSSAGEVAAV from the coding sequence ATGATCGAAGCCGTCAAATTCTGGAACGAACCGAACAACAAATCGCACTGGGACCTGGAACTCGATCCCGGCTGGGTGCGTTTCTCCGAGATGGCGCAGCTGGCCGCGCAGGCCGTGCGCGCCGAAAGCCCCGGTGTCACGCGGGTGCTCGGCGGCATCTCGCCGATCGATCCATCCTTCATGGTGCTGCTGCGCGACGCGGGCGCGCTGCGCGACATGAACGCGGTGGCAGTGCACGGGTTTCCCCTCGACTGGAACCATTGGCAGATCCATGAGTGGCCGGACAAGCTGCTCGAGATCCAGGCCGTGACGCCGCTGCCGGTGTGGGTGACCGAGGTGGGCGTCTCCACCTTCGGCGCCGAGGAAGTGCAGGAGTGGGGCCTCAAGCGCACGGCTGAACTTCTGATCGGCCGCGCCCCTCGCATCCACTGGTATTCGCTGTACGACCTGCCCAAGGCCTGGCCCGCGACGACGCGCCATCGCGAGGCCGAGGGGTCGAGCTACTACCGCCATTTCCACATGGGCTTGCTGCGCGAGGACGGCTCGCCCAAGCTGGCATGCGCGCGCTTCCACGAGTTCGCGCCCGAGCTCGGCATCTGCCAGTGGTTCCACTTCGAGGACCACAGGCTCGAAGAGGCCGTGCGCTGGCTCAAGCGACTGGGCGTGAAGAAACTTCGCACCGGCCTGTCGTGGGCGGACAGCTTCCGTCCCGGCGCGGACGCGTGGTTCGACCACCAGATGGCGGCGCTGGAGGATTTCGACGTGACCCTGACCTTCTGTTTCACACCCGAGCACCGCGGGCTCAACGCGCATCACACGAGCGCGCCGCAGGTGCCTGCCGAGTACGCCGAGTTCTGCGCCCGCATGGTGAGGCGCTATGCGTCGGCGCAAGGCGCGGCCGTGGGCTCTTCCGCCGGTGAGGTGGCGGCGGTGTGA
- a CDS encoding histidine phosphatase family protein — MSTFLLVRHGAHDWLGRGVPGRLPGVSLNALGWLQAESLVERLQGRDIAAIYSSPQPRAQETVAPLAGRRKLPIRVLEAFDEVDFGEWTGRDFDWLARQDAERWRQWCLHRSKAQPPGGEAFEQVRKRAVSALHELGLRYPDGAVLIASHGDVIKAVIATTLQMSLDDLECFDIEPASVSVLQIGAGWQKVKLVNGPG, encoded by the coding sequence GTGAGCACGTTTCTCCTCGTGCGGCACGGTGCGCACGACTGGCTGGGCCGCGGCGTGCCCGGCCGGTTGCCGGGCGTGTCCCTCAATGCGCTGGGCTGGCTGCAGGCCGAGTCCCTGGTGGAGCGGCTGCAGGGCCGCGACATCGCCGCCATCTACAGCAGCCCGCAGCCGCGTGCCCAGGAAACGGTGGCGCCATTGGCCGGCCGCCGCAAGCTGCCCATCCGCGTGCTGGAGGCTTTCGACGAAGTCGACTTCGGCGAGTGGACCGGCCGCGACTTCGACTGGCTGGCCCGGCAGGACGCGGAGCGGTGGCGGCAGTGGTGCCTGCACCGCAGCAAGGCCCAGCCGCCTGGAGGTGAAGCCTTCGAGCAGGTGCGAAAGCGAGCCGTGAGCGCGTTGCACGAGCTGGGACTGCGGTATCCGGATGGGGCGGTGTTGATCGCGTCGCACGGGGACGTGATCAAGGCGGTGATCGCCACGACGCTGCAGATGTCGCTGGACGATCTGGAGTGCTTCGACATCGAACCGGCGTCGGTGAGCGTGCTGCAGATCGGGGCGGGGTGGCAGAAGGTGAAGCTGGTGAATGGGCCGGGGTAG
- a CDS encoding DUF1003 domain-containing protein: MTETPRPHRHAHLYSTARNVADVTRENVKAMRELDELENAKRGWSDRIADLLARACGHISFAIVHAIAFGAWMVWNTWGTDNPPDPYPFTLLTLWASAEGIFLMSFILISQNYQGRIADRRNQLDLQINLLAEQENSKMLLLLEEIARKVGALHDEDREVDVLVQATEPEKLAEQIDEAYREQGK; encoded by the coding sequence ATGACCGAAACACCTCGCCCGCACCGGCACGCGCACCTGTACAGCACGGCTCGCAACGTGGCCGACGTCACGAGAGAGAACGTCAAGGCGATGCGCGAGCTCGACGAACTCGAGAACGCCAAGCGCGGCTGGTCGGACCGCATCGCCGACCTGCTGGCGCGCGCCTGCGGCCACATCAGCTTCGCCATCGTGCACGCGATCGCCTTCGGCGCTTGGATGGTGTGGAACACCTGGGGCACGGACAACCCGCCCGACCCCTACCCCTTCACGCTGCTCACGCTCTGGGCCTCGGCGGAAGGCATCTTCCTGATGTCCTTCATCCTCATCAGCCAGAACTACCAAGGGCGCATCGCCGATCGGCGCAACCAGCTGGACCTGCAGATCAACCTGCTTGCCGAGCAGGAAAACTCCAAGATGCTGCTGCTGCTCGAGGAGATCGCGCGCAAGGTCGGCGCCCTGCACGACGAGGACCGCGAGGTTGACGTACTGGTGCAGGCCACGGAACCGGAGAAGCTGGCCGAGCAGATCGACGAGGCTTATCGCGAGCAGGGGAAATAG
- a CDS encoding UDP-glucuronic acid decarboxylase family protein → MRDETTRRKVLVTGGAGFLGSHLCERLLRDGHEVLCVDNFITGSRRNVEHLLGSPQFELQRHDVALPLQVEADRIYNLACPASPPHYQHDPVQTLKTSVLGALHLLDQARRLNARIFQASTSEVYGDPLVHPQPESYWGHVNPVGLRSCYDEGKRCAETLFMDHHRQWNVDVRIGRIFNTYGPRMHPGDGRVVSNFIVQALRGEPITIYGKGEQTRSFCYVDDLVESFVRYMEAPGPLPGPINLGNPREFTILQLAEQVINLTNSRSQLVFRPLPADDPQQRRPDITQAKDKLGWEPTVQLRDGLVRTIEYFDALLREGS, encoded by the coding sequence ATGCGCGACGAAACGACACGCCGGAAGGTGCTGGTCACCGGCGGCGCCGGGTTCCTGGGCAGCCATCTTTGCGAACGGCTGCTGCGCGACGGGCACGAGGTGCTCTGCGTCGACAACTTCATCACCGGCTCGCGCCGCAATGTCGAGCACCTGCTCGGCAGCCCGCAATTCGAGCTGCAGCGGCACGACGTCGCGCTGCCGCTGCAGGTCGAGGCGGACCGGATCTACAACCTCGCCTGCCCGGCCTCGCCGCCGCACTACCAGCACGACCCGGTGCAGACGCTCAAGACCAGCGTGCTGGGCGCGCTCCACCTGCTCGACCAGGCGCGGCGCCTGAACGCGCGCATCTTCCAGGCTTCGACCAGCGAGGTGTACGGCGACCCGCTCGTGCATCCGCAGCCCGAGAGCTACTGGGGCCACGTCAACCCGGTGGGCCTGCGCAGTTGCTACGACGAGGGCAAGCGCTGCGCCGAGACGCTGTTCATGGACCACCACCGCCAGTGGAACGTGGACGTTCGCATCGGCCGCATCTTCAACACCTACGGCCCGCGGATGCATCCCGGCGACGGCCGCGTGGTGTCCAACTTCATCGTGCAGGCCCTGCGCGGCGAACCCATCACGATCTACGGCAAGGGCGAGCAGACGCGCAGCTTCTGCTATGTCGACGACCTGGTCGAAAGCTTCGTCCGCTACATGGAAGCGCCCGGCCCGCTGCCCGGGCCGATCAACCTGGGCAATCCGCGCGAGTTCACCATCCTGCAGCTGGCCGAGCAGGTGATCAACCTCACCAACTCGCGCTCGCAACTGGTGTTCCGGCCCCTGCCGGCCGACGACCCGCAGCAGCGTCGTCCCGACATCACGCAGGCGAAGGACAAGCTGGGCTGGGAACCCACGGTGCAGCTGCGCGACGGGCTCGTTCGCACCATCGAGTACTTCGACGCGCTGCTCAGGGAAGGCTCCTGA
- a CDS encoding NAD-dependent succinate-semialdehyde dehydrogenase, producing the protein MTYPNTQLFIDGQWQDAADGRTLAVFNPATGQEIGRVAHASKADLDKALAAAQKGFETWRDMTAADRSKVMRKAAGLMRERAEAIGRLLTQEQGKPLVEAKGEALAAADIIEWFAEEGFRVYGRIVPSRWNLSVRQMVIKDPVGPVAAFTPWNFPINQVVRKVGAALAAGCSMLVKAPEETPAGPAELIRAFQDAGLPPGVLGLVYGNPAEISSYLIPHPVIRKITFTGSTPVGKQLAAMAGQHMKRVTMELGGHAPVIVCEDADIALAVKSAGAAKFRNAGQVCISPTRFLVHESIRNEFAAALTKHAQGLKVGDGLAEGTQMGPLANPRRLTAMAEFTKDAVEKGAKVLAGGERIGKEGNFWQPTILDDVPLQAKVFNDEPFGPMAAMRSFNKLEDAIAESNRLPYGLAGYAFTKSLKNADLLSRKVEVGMLWINMPAMPSAEMPFGGVKDSGYGSEGGPEALEAYLNARAVSVANV; encoded by the coding sequence ATGACCTACCCGAACACCCAGCTCTTCATCGATGGCCAGTGGCAGGACGCCGCGGACGGCCGCACCCTGGCGGTCTTCAATCCCGCCACCGGCCAGGAAATCGGCCGCGTCGCCCACGCTTCGAAGGCCGACCTCGACAAGGCCCTGGCCGCTGCGCAGAAAGGCTTCGAAACCTGGCGCGACATGACGGCCGCGGATCGCAGCAAGGTGATGCGCAAGGCTGCGGGCCTGATGCGCGAGCGCGCCGAAGCCATCGGCCGCCTGCTCACGCAGGAACAGGGCAAGCCGCTGGTGGAAGCCAAGGGCGAGGCCCTGGCGGCCGCCGACATCATCGAGTGGTTCGCCGAAGAGGGCTTCCGCGTCTACGGCCGCATCGTGCCTTCGCGCTGGAACCTGTCGGTGCGCCAGATGGTGATCAAGGACCCCGTCGGGCCCGTCGCCGCGTTCACGCCCTGGAACTTCCCGATCAACCAGGTGGTGCGCAAGGTCGGCGCCGCGCTCGCCGCGGGCTGCTCGATGCTGGTGAAGGCGCCGGAAGAGACGCCTGCCGGCCCGGCCGAACTCATTCGGGCCTTCCAGGACGCGGGCCTGCCACCCGGCGTGCTCGGTCTGGTCTATGGCAATCCCGCCGAGATCTCCAGCTACCTGATCCCGCATCCGGTGATCCGCAAGATCACCTTCACCGGCTCCACGCCGGTCGGCAAGCAACTGGCCGCCATGGCGGGCCAGCACATGAAGCGCGTGACGATGGAGCTGGGCGGCCACGCCCCGGTGATCGTGTGCGAGGACGCGGACATCGCGCTGGCCGTCAAGTCGGCCGGCGCCGCGAAGTTCCGCAACGCGGGCCAGGTCTGCATCTCGCCGACGCGATTCCTGGTGCACGAGAGCATCCGCAATGAATTCGCGGCGGCGCTGACGAAGCACGCGCAGGGGCTGAAGGTCGGCGACGGCCTGGCCGAGGGCACGCAGATGGGGCCGCTGGCCAATCCGCGCCGCCTGACCGCGATGGCGGAATTCACGAAGGACGCGGTGGAGAAGGGCGCCAAGGTTCTGGCCGGCGGCGAGCGCATCGGCAAGGAAGGCAACTTCTGGCAGCCCACCATCCTTGACGACGTGCCGCTGCAGGCCAAGGTGTTCAACGACGAGCCCTTCGGCCCGATGGCTGCGATGCGCTCCTTCAACAAGCTGGAAGACGCGATCGCCGAATCGAACCGCCTGCCGTACGGCCTGGCGGGCTATGCGTTCACCAAGTCGCTGAAGAACGCCGACCTGCTGTCGCGCAAGGTGGAAGTCGGCATGCTCTGGATCAACATGCCCGCGATGCCTTCGGCGGAAATGCCTTTCGGCGGCGTGAAGGATTCGGGCTACGGGTCCGAAGGTGGGCCGGAGGCGCTGGAGGCTTATCTCAACGCGCGCGCGGTTTCGGTCGCGAACGTCTAA
- a CDS encoding SDR family NAD(P)-dependent oxidoreductase — translation MTAPASSASASSDIRFGLQGRICIVTGASQGIGEACARRFARDGAVPVIADIDAARGQALANELGCLFVPCDVGDKAQVDALVAQTVRKYGRIDVLVNNAGIFKASDFLELSEADFDAVLRVNLKGSFLAGQAVAREMAKAGKGAIVNMSSVNAVLTIPTIASYNVSKGGINQLTRVMALSLADKGIRVNAVAPGTIATELAAKAVLTSEEAKQRIMSRTPMKRLGEPSEVADAVAWLASDASSYVTGEIVVVDGGRMTLNYTVPV, via the coding sequence ATGACCGCGCCCGCTTCGTCCGCATCCGCTTCTTCCGACATCCGCTTCGGCCTGCAGGGCCGCATCTGCATCGTCACCGGCGCTTCGCAGGGCATCGGCGAAGCCTGCGCGCGGCGCTTCGCGCGCGACGGCGCGGTGCCCGTCATCGCGGACATCGATGCCGCGCGCGGCCAGGCACTGGCGAATGAACTCGGCTGCCTCTTTGTCCCCTGCGATGTCGGTGACAAGGCCCAGGTCGACGCGCTGGTCGCGCAGACGGTGCGCAAGTACGGCCGCATCGACGTGCTGGTGAACAACGCCGGCATCTTCAAGGCATCGGACTTCCTGGAGCTCAGCGAAGCGGATTTCGACGCCGTGCTGCGCGTCAACCTCAAGGGCTCGTTCCTCGCAGGCCAGGCCGTGGCGCGCGAGATGGCCAAGGCGGGCAAAGGCGCGATCGTCAACATGAGCTCGGTCAACGCCGTGCTCACCATCCCCACCATCGCCAGCTACAACGTGAGCAAGGGCGGCATCAACCAGCTCACGCGCGTGATGGCGCTGTCGCTGGCCGACAAGGGCATCCGCGTCAACGCCGTCGCGCCGGGCACGATCGCGACGGAACTGGCTGCGAAGGCGGTGCTCACCAGTGAAGAAGCGAAGCAGCGCATCATGAGCCGCACGCCGATGAAGCGGCTGGGGGAGCCGTCGGAAGTGGCGGATGCGGTGGCCTGGTTGGCGAGCGATGCTTCGAGCTACGTCACCGGTGAGATCGTCGTGGTCGACGGCGGCCGGATGACGTTGAACTACACCGTGCCCGTCTGA